A segment of the Symmachiella macrocystis genome:
ACGGGTTCGCCGTCGATCATTTCCAAATTGTGCAACACGTTTTTGATGCCCCGAACTGCAGACTCAACGATTCCCGGTTCGACCTTCCAGACCTCCCCACCTTCCATGATGATCGAGGGGCAACCAGCCAGGCAGGCTTCGCGGCGAAATGCCCCTGGTGGTCCAACGCCATTCATAATGATTTCCGAACCGAATGCCACAGCCAGCCGCCGCACTTCAGGATCGGACAAATCGCCCCGCACGTTGGGATAGTTGGTGCGGCGGACGGACGCAGTATGCAGGTCGATTCCGTAATCGCAACGGGAGACGATTTCCTCGAAAATCGTGCGGGCCATGCGCCCGGCAAGGCTGCCCGATTCGCTGCCGGGAAAGGAACGATTCAAGTCACGACGGTCGGGAAGATACCGGGAATGCCGGTCGAAGGCGAGCAAGTTCAAGACCGGCACGAAAATTATAGAGCCGCGAAGCAGTTCGAAATCGGGATCTTGGATCAATTGCCGAACGGCCCCTGTGCCGTTGATTTCATCGCCATGCAGCGCCGCTGTGACAAACACCACCGGACCGTCTTGTTTGGCGCGGCGAATGTGAATTGGAATCCGGACGGACATGCTGCTGTAGCTTTCGCTAACAGTCAGCTTGACGTCGCGGGAGGCGCCGAAGGGAATGGACTCGCCGTTCCAATCGTCAATTGGCTTTCGAACACGGGGTTTCTTCATATCGGCATTAATCTTTTTCTGCCTTCGTGGATGTGGTTTCGACTCCATCCGCTGCGCCCTGTACTTCTTCGGCAACCGGAAGTTCTGGTAACACGCGCACCTTCTGCCGACGTTTGCGGTTTGTCTTGCGCGGAATGAGGTCGCGCATCAACTCCAACTTGCCAAAGCACAACAACCGGTCACCCGCTTCTAAACAGCGATCGGAGCGCGGGTTGGGGATGACAGTCGTGCCCCGATGAAGCGTGAGTACATTGATATCCTTATCGCGCAGTCCCGATTCGCTTACCGTTTTTCCAATGTAATCCGACCCTTCGGGAACGTGAATTTCAGTCACGCCATACCCGCGACTGACCGTCAGTCGCTGTCGTAGATCGATCTCGGGAAAATCTACTTGGGCGGCGATGTAATCAATGATGGCTCCGGCGATATCCAGCTGCGTACAGCGTTCGATGCCTTCTAAACCGGGGGACGAATTGACCTCCATGATCTGCGGTCCATTCTTGCCTTCCAGCATATCGACACCGGCGACGCGGAGTCCCAAGATCTGAGCGGCCCGCACGGCGGTTTCGCAATAGGTCTCATCGAGTTGCACCGACTCGGTGACCCCACCACGATGGACGTTGCTGCGAAATTCCTGCCCTTGCGCGACGCGGCGCATCGCTGCGACAACCCGGTCGCCCACGACAAACGCGCGAATGTCGCGGCCTTTGCTTTCGGCGACGAACTTTTGCACCAACACATTTTGTCGTTGGCTTTGCAGCAGTTCGATAATCGCTTCGGCCGACTTGACGGTTTCAGCCAGCAGCACGCCGATCCCCTGTGTTCCCTCCAACAGTTTGATGACCACCGGCGCGCCGCCGATTCGTTCAATGGCCGGCAGCACGTCCTTCTTATCGCGCACAAACGTCGTTTGCGGCATGCCGATATGATGCCGACTCAGGATTTGCATGCTGCGCAATTTGTCGCGAGAGTTGGAAATCCCGGCCGACGAATTCGCGCTAAAGATGTCCATCTGTTCGAATTGCCGGACGACCGCCGTGCCGAAATATGTAATCGATGCGCCGATCCGTGGTAAGACCGCATCGTAATGCGAAAGCTGTTTTTGCCGAAAAAAGAGATCGGGATCCCCTTCGGCCAAGTCGATGGCAAATTTCGTGGTGTTAAGAACTTTGACTTTATGTCCGCGTTGCTCAGCCGCCTCGCGTAAACGGCGCGTGCTGTAGCATTTCAAATTACAGGAGAGGATCCCGAGTTTCATTTTTTCTCCGATGTCGTGTGGTTCACAGCCGACTGCTGTTTCAATTTCGACTTCGATTTCAGTTTCTTTTTTCGCTTGGGCTGACCGCCGAAGTAGGAGTTGCCCGCATCCACCAGAAAGCGTCGCCGAAATGCTTCACGCCCTAACAACATGCGGAACCCCATTTCATCGCGATTAGCGAGCGTCAATTCCACCGGCCAACGGATGCCCAGTAATTCCACCTGTGTGACAATCATCGGCCGTAGTTGGGCTGCCCCGCTGGAGCTCCGCACTGTGCGATATTCGAGAATCTCCGCGGTTGCTTCTATAGTCCGCTTAGCAGTGCGCTGCAGAGGGTGAATTTTGAAACGGACCCATTTCACACCCTCTTTTTCAAATTCGTGCAAATCAAACGCATGCAAAGAAGACGACCGCGCGCCTGTGTCGACTTTGGCCTTGATCTTTTTGATGCCCAAATCCGGTAGCCCGACCCATTCGCGCCAACCAATGACGCGAAGTTCGGGTTTTGACTGTTTCGCCATACTGACTACCTTGCCAAAATCCAGGTATTGGTTTTGATCGTCCCCGCTTGTAGAGGAAACGGTAGAAGGGGGGGGAAATGCCTAATTCGTTGATCACAAGTTCGTTGATCAGAAGTTCGTATTGGAATTGGGTGCTACTCGCATTGTCCGTGCAGCTTCAAATCGATTCGGCGGTTGCCAAAACAGAGACAATGCCACCGGTGCCCTCGTTACTAATATTTGACGATGTCCTCAGCGGACCAGAACAGAAAGAATGCGGGGCAGGCAACGGTCCATGCAGACATATTTGAACAGCACAACCATCGCCGAGGGAAACCGAAATGTGGCCATTTCCAGTTCATTCGTCGCAAGTTTCTCTCTGCTGTATTTTAACTAGCCTTGGCTTGTTTAGTCTCTTATGGTATTCGGTTTAGCCCGAATTAGCCATCGAATCATGGCATGAGAAAATCGGACCACCGAATCGTGCACCACACATGCTCCCCAGATTTGAAAAACCGACTGACGGTCATCCATGATGGCAGACCGATTGAGCCACACGGTTTTCCCACCAGCAACCATTCAAAGAATGACCCGTGCGCATCACGACTGGCAACTGCGTCCCATCAACCACTCGGTGCCCGGCCGATTGGGCGACCAATCCCCGCAGAACACAGCATTAGGAAGGTCAGCCGCCGATGAAACATCGACATCATAAAAAACCTAAGGCAAAACGGTTCAACCGCGGGTCGTTGCCCGGTGCGGCACCGGGGACAGTCATTACACAAACACCCTGCACCACACAATCCGTTAGCGTGATGGCCTTTGCCAACGGCGACCTCGTCGATGAAACGGTTGATTCATTGGATGGGCTGAAGGAACTATCGGAAACCTATACCGTTACATGGATCAATGTCGATGGACTCGCGAATGTCGAGGTGATCAATCGGATAGGCGAAATGTTCGGTTTGCACAAACTCGCCTTAGAAGACGTCGTCAATGTACATCAGCGCGCCAAAGTCGAGGATTACGACGACCATCTGTTCATCGTGGCCCGCATGGTCCACCTAGCGGAAAAGCTGAAAACCAAGCAGATCAGTATATTCGTCGGCCCCAAGTTCGTGCTCACCTTTCAGGAGGATGAACCTAGCGATTGCCTCGACCCGGTCCGCGACCGCATTCGCAAAACGAGCGGCCGCCTGCGGTATGGCGGCACCGACTATTTGGCTTACGCGCTGCTGGACACGATCATCGACCACTATTTTCCCGTGGTCGAGTCCTACGGCGAACGACTCGACGCCATGGACGATGCGCTGATGAACAGTGACGGGAGTACGTCGATCCATTCGATCCATATGCTGCGAAGTGAACTTCTAGAACTCCGCCGAGCGCTGCGCCCACATCGCGAAGCGGTCAATGCGCTGCTGCGTGACGGGCATTCGCTGATTAAGGACGAATCACGAGTCTACCTGCGCGATTGTTATGATCACACAATCCAGCTGGGCGATGCCATCGACACCTACCGCGAAACCTGTTCCGACCTCCGTGACTTTCACCTGACGGCGATCAGCAACCGCACGAATGAAGTCATGAAGACCTTGACGATCATTGCCACGATTTTCATTCCGCTGGGATTTATCGCCGGGTTTTATGGAATGAACTTTCCCAACATGCCAGCGCTAAATTCTCAATATGGCTATCCGATCGTGGTGGTGGGCATGGGATTGACCGTGGCAACCTTGTTGTTGTGGTTCCACCGCAAAGGTTGGTTCGACTAAGGTGCAATCTGCACCGGTTTGGTATGATCACGCCGAATGCTGAACACAGCGTCGTCCTACCGTGCTGATTTTGCTTTCTCGTGATGGTTGAGACATTGAACACTCTGGATTCGGTTTAACGGAGCATGCCCCTTATGGCCAACGCTGAAACTCACCGCCCCCCCAAACGTCGCCGTTGGTTGCTCAGGCTCGTTTTCGTAGCGCTGCTTGTATCGATTGCGCTGAATTTTTATTTCTACGAGCGCTACAAGTCCTACTTCACCGACGGCAACGACCCGATCGAACACTTTCATTCCGGCAGCAAGGTTGCCACCGACAAAATTGCTGTGATCAAGGTGCAAGGGGTGATCATGGCCCCCAACACGCAACGGATTTTGAGACGTATCCAGCAGGCCAAGGACGACAAGGATGTGAAAGCCGTACTTCTGTCGATCAACAGTCCGGGAGGCGCCGTTGCGGACAGCCATGAAATTTATCATCGTCTCGTCGAGTTACGTGAAACCAAACCGGTCGTGGCACACATGAAGAGCATGGCGGCCTCGGGCGGTCTGTATGTCGCCATGGGGGCCGGAGAACAGGGCAAGATTTTTGCCGAGCCGACCACCTGGACCGGGTCGATCGGGGTGATTATTCCTCGCATGCAAATGATCGGCCTGGCGGAGAAATTGGGCGTGGAATCGACACCGATCAAAACGGGACCATTTAAGGACGCACTCAGCCCGTTTCGTGAATTGACTCCGGCTGAACAGACGGTTTGGAATAACATCATTGACCAGGCGTTCGACCGCTTTATCAATGTGATCGCTGATAACCGCGTGGAACTCAATCTAGAAGCGGTCCGAAAACTGGCAACTGGCGAAGTCTTTACCGCCGACGACGCCCTCAAGAACAAGCTGATTGATAAAATCGGTTACGAAGAAGCCGCGCTGGACGAATTGCTGATCCGCATCGACCGCGAGCCGGACGACGTGCGAGTGATCACCTATGACAACCAAGAGACCTTAGTGGAAATCCTCTTAGGTTCGGCGCAAGCCAGCCATCCCGACGCGCAGTGGCAATTCGCCATGGAATCATCCGTGCCGCGCCCGATGTATTGCTGCTCTTGGCTGTCCGGACTGACCAGCGGACCGTTCGGCCGCAATTAGGGTCGCGCAGGGAGACGTGGTCGCCCCCACTGGAACTCTAGGAGAACCTCAGCCACAATACGCGTGTCAATCATGCAATCGCCGTGGAGCGAATCCTGCTCCACGTATTTCTTCTCCATACAGAAAATGGAACGAGAGTCCCGCTATGCCTGCCCTGGGTGTCAATATCGACCATGTTGCTACTGTCCGCCAAGCCCGCCGCACCATTGAACCCGATCCTGTGTGGGCGGCCGTTTTGGCCGAATTGGGTGGCGCGGACGGCATTACGCTGCATCTACGGGAAGACCGTCGCCACATTCAAGACCGCGACCTGCAGGTGATGCGGCAAACGGTGCAAGTCAAAATGAATCTGGAGATGGCGGCCGAAGAGGAAATGACTGTCATCGCCCTCAGTGTGAAACCGGATCAGGTGACGCTGGTTCCGGAAAAGCGGGAAGAGATCACCACCGAGGGGGGATTGGACGTTGTTGCCAATGCCGCAAAGATCAAAACCTGCGCCGAGCAACTCAAAGCAGCCGGTATCGAAGTCAGTCTGTTCATCGACCCGGATGAACGGCAGATTGAGACGGCAACGTCCTTGCAAGTCGATGCCGTGGAGCTGCATACCGGTCGATACGCCGATGCGGTCAATGCCCTGGCACGCGAACGGGAGTTCGA
Coding sequences within it:
- the sppA gene encoding signal peptide peptidase SppA — protein: MANAETHRPPKRRRWLLRLVFVALLVSIALNFYFYERYKSYFTDGNDPIEHFHSGSKVATDKIAVIKVQGVIMAPNTQRILRRIQQAKDDKDVKAVLLSINSPGGAVADSHEIYHRLVELRETKPVVAHMKSMAASGGLYVAMGAGEQGKIFAEPTTWTGSIGVIIPRMQMIGLAEKLGVESTPIKTGPFKDALSPFRELTPAEQTVWNNIIDQAFDRFINVIADNRVELNLEAVRKLATGEVFTADDALKNKLIDKIGYEEAALDELLIRIDREPDDVRVITYDNQETLVEILLGSAQASHPDAQWQFAMESSVPRPMYCCSWLSGLTSGPFGRN
- a CDS encoding succinylglutamate desuccinylase/aspartoacylase family protein, which encodes MKKPRVRKPIDDWNGESIPFGASRDVKLTVSESYSSMSVRIPIHIRRAKQDGPVVFVTAALHGDEINGTGAVRQLIQDPDFELLRGSIIFVPVLNLLAFDRHSRYLPDRRDLNRSFPGSESGSLAGRMARTIFEEIVSRCDYGIDLHTASVRRTNYPNVRGDLSDPEVRRLAVAFGSEIIMNGVGPPGAFRREACLAGCPSIIMEGGEVWKVEPGIVESAVRGIKNVLHNLEMIDGEPVSPDYQVIVEKSKWIRAERGGFLQFHVKPGDIIAEGQPLATNTTLLGRERSMLHAPFDSVVIGMTTLPATSPGEPVCNLGKLPKGTKPSKMRRMRREEDGLEEQVVEELSSNVLVVEPGKPNKKG
- a CDS encoding RimK family alpha-L-glutamate ligase; the encoded protein is MKLGILSCNLKCYSTRRLREAAEQRGHKVKVLNTTKFAIDLAEGDPDLFFRQKQLSHYDAVLPRIGASITYFGTAVVRQFEQMDIFSANSSAGISNSRDKLRSMQILSRHHIGMPQTTFVRDKKDVLPAIERIGGAPVVIKLLEGTQGIGVLLAETVKSAEAIIELLQSQRQNVLVQKFVAESKGRDIRAFVVGDRVVAAMRRVAQGQEFRSNVHRGGVTESVQLDETYCETAVRAAQILGLRVAGVDMLEGKNGPQIMEVNSSPGLEGIERCTQLDIAGAIIDYIAAQVDFPEIDLRQRLTVSRGYGVTEIHVPEGSDYIGKTVSESGLRDKDINVLTLHRGTTVIPNPRSDRCLEAGDRLLCFGKLELMRDLIPRKTNRKRRQKVRVLPELPVAEEVQGAADGVETTSTKAEKD
- a CDS encoding ATP-dependent zinc protease family protein, coding for MAKQSKPELRVIGWREWVGLPDLGIKKIKAKVDTGARSSSLHAFDLHEFEKEGVKWVRFKIHPLQRTAKRTIEATAEILEYRTVRSSSGAAQLRPMIVTQVELLGIRWPVELTLANRDEMGFRMLLGREAFRRRFLVDAGNSYFGGQPKRKKKLKSKSKLKQQSAVNHTTSEKK
- the corA gene encoding magnesium/cobalt transporter CorA; this encodes MKHRHHKKPKAKRFNRGSLPGAAPGTVITQTPCTTQSVSVMAFANGDLVDETVDSLDGLKELSETYTVTWINVDGLANVEVINRIGEMFGLHKLALEDVVNVHQRAKVEDYDDHLFIVARMVHLAEKLKTKQISIFVGPKFVLTFQEDEPSDCLDPVRDRIRKTSGRLRYGGTDYLAYALLDTIIDHYFPVVESYGERLDAMDDALMNSDGSTSIHSIHMLRSELLELRRALRPHREAVNALLRDGHSLIKDESRVYLRDCYDHTIQLGDAIDTYRETCSDLRDFHLTAISNRTNEVMKTLTIIATIFIPLGFIAGFYGMNFPNMPALNSQYGYPIVVVGMGLTVATLLLWFHRKGWFD
- a CDS encoding pyridoxine 5'-phosphate synthase, with translation MPALGVNIDHVATVRQARRTIEPDPVWAAVLAELGGADGITLHLREDRRHIQDRDLQVMRQTVQVKMNLEMAAEEEMTVIALSVKPDQVTLVPEKREEITTEGGLDVVANAAKIKTCAEQLKAAGIEVSLFIDPDERQIETATSLQVDAVELHTGRYADAVNALAREREFEQLVTATNLGIDHDLLVHMGHGLTYRNVSPIAEIDGVSELNIGHSIVARALMVGFEEAVREMKSLITV